A genome region from Macrotis lagotis isolate mMagLag1 chromosome 4, bilby.v1.9.chrom.fasta, whole genome shotgun sequence includes the following:
- the LOC141521325 gene encoding cytochrome c oxidase subunit NDUFA4, whose translation MLRTIISQAKRHPSLIPLFVFLGAGATGASLYVLRLGLFNPDVSWDRKNNPEPWNKLNPTDQYKFYSVNVDYSKLKKEGPEF comes from the coding sequence ATGCTCCGCACCATCATCAGCCAAGCCAAGAGGCACCCAAGCCTGATCCCCCTGTTCGTGTTCCTGGGAGCTGGGGCCACCGGGGCCTCCCTGTATGTGCTGCGCCTGGGGCTCTTCAACCCTGACGTCAGTTGGGACAGAAAGAATAACCCAGAACCATGGAACAAGCTGAATCCCACTGATCAGTACAAGTTCTACTCAGTAAATGTGGATTACAGCAAACTGAAGAAAGAAGGCCCAGAATTCTAA